In Salinigranum marinum, one DNA window encodes the following:
- a CDS encoding phosphate uptake regulator PhoU, producing MVETRKVQVTGGSTYTVSIPKGWATENGVSAGSEVEFYPEGDSLFLTPRSEEERTEGTLDVTDLSGDELTRAVMTMYVSGFDIIALESARITTDQRRTIRKATQSLVGLEVLEETRDRVVIRDLLDSSELSIHNAVTRMRLIALSMLEDALAALKDLDEDMARDVIQRDEDVDRLWMVVSRIFRATLRTPKAAEELGLPREMCFDYQSAARQLERIADHATKIAHLTLNLERPVPEEITAALEELHEEAAAVVNGGMDALFEEDSSEATRLANETREAVQAIDERARSIDEHLRDLDPARAQVLGLIVDSVSRSADYGGNIAETALQKAAPTP from the coding sequence ATGGTCGAAACGCGCAAGGTCCAGGTCACGGGCGGGTCGACGTATACCGTGTCGATCCCGAAAGGGTGGGCGACAGAGAACGGCGTCTCAGCCGGCAGTGAGGTCGAGTTCTACCCCGAGGGGGACTCGCTGTTCTTGACGCCGCGATCCGAGGAAGAACGTACCGAGGGGACGCTCGACGTCACGGACCTCTCCGGCGACGAACTCACGCGCGCGGTGATGACGATGTACGTCTCGGGCTTCGACATCATCGCCCTGGAGAGCGCGCGCATCACGACCGACCAGCGCCGGACCATCCGGAAGGCCACTCAGAGCCTGGTCGGACTGGAGGTACTCGAGGAGACGCGCGACCGGGTCGTCATCCGCGACCTGCTCGACTCCTCCGAGCTCTCGATCCACAACGCCGTCACCCGGATGCGCCTCATCGCGCTATCGATGCTCGAGGACGCCCTCGCGGCACTGAAGGACCTCGACGAGGACATGGCCCGGGACGTCATCCAGCGTGACGAGGACGTCGACCGGCTCTGGATGGTCGTCTCGCGCATCTTCCGCGCCACGCTCCGAACGCCGAAGGCCGCCGAGGAACTCGGCCTCCCCCGGGAGATGTGTTTCGACTACCAGTCGGCGGCCCGCCAGCTCGAACGCATCGCCGACCACGCGACGAAGATCGCCCACCTGACGCTGAACCTCGAACGGCCGGTGCCCGAGGAGATCACCGCGGCGCTCGAAGAGCTACACGAGGAGGCCGCCGCCGTCGTCAACGGCGGCATGGACGCGCTGTTCGAGGAGGACAGTTCGGAGGCGACCCGCCTCGCGAACGAGACGCGCGAGGCCGTCCAGGCGATCGACGAGCGCGCACGCAGCATCGACGAACACCTGCGCGACCTCGACCCCGCCCGCGCGCAGGTGCTCGGGCTCATCGTCGACTCGGTCTCCCGAAGCGCCGACTACGGCGGCAACATCGCCGAGACGGCGCTGCAGAAGGCCGCGCCGACGCCGTAG
- a CDS encoding 30S ribosomal protein S8e, whose translation MKYQGRSTTKRTGGRIKPSRNKRRSELGREPSETTVGEPRFQVVDARGNGTKTRALSTNVAQIADGDTAAEAEILGVEDNPANVNYKRRNIITKGAIITVDVDGTERTARVTSRPGQNGQVCGVLVDE comes from the coding sequence ATGAAGTACCAGGGACGCTCCACGACGAAGCGGACGGGCGGTCGGATCAAACCCTCGCGGAACAAGCGCCGGTCGGAACTCGGCCGCGAACCCAGCGAGACGACCGTCGGCGAGCCGCGGTTCCAAGTTGTCGACGCCCGCGGCAACGGCACCAAGACGCGCGCGCTGTCGACGAACGTCGCACAGATCGCCGACGGCGACACCGCCGCGGAAGCGGAGATCCTCGGCGTCGAGGACAACCCCGCGAACGTCAACTACAAGCGACGGAACATCATCACGAAGGGTGCCATCATCACGGTCGACGTCGACGGCACCGAGCGGACCGCGCGCGTCACCTCGCGTCCCGGACAGAACGGCCAGGTCTGCGGCGTCCTCGTCGACGAGTAA